The following are encoded together in the Gordonia insulae genome:
- the metK gene encoding methionine adenosyltransferase codes for MTTSASRLFTSESVTEGHPDKICDAISDSILDAMLAQDPKARVAVETLVTTGQVHVAGEVTTTAYVDIPGIVRDKILEIGYDSSTKGFDGASCGVNVAIGAQSPDIAGGVFNSHESRSGISEDEIDSQGAGDQGLMFGYATDETPELMPVPIALAHRLSRRLTEVRKSGVLPYLRPDGKTQATIEYDGDKPVRLDTVVVSTQHAADIDLENMLTPDIRTKVLDSVLADLALPGFDTSEVRLLVNPTGKFVLGGPMGDAGLTGRKIIVDTYGGMARHGGGAFSGKDPSKVDRSAAYAMRWVAKNAVAAGLAGRIEVQVAYAIGKAAPVGLFVETFGTEKVDPAVIEKVISEEFDLRPLAIIRDLDLLRPIYGPTAAYGHFGRTDLDLPWERTDRAEKLRAAAGL; via the coding sequence ATGACCACCTCTGCGTCACGCCTGTTCACCAGTGAATCCGTCACCGAGGGTCACCCCGACAAGATCTGTGACGCCATCAGCGACTCGATCCTCGACGCCATGCTCGCCCAGGATCCGAAGGCCCGCGTGGCAGTGGAGACCCTCGTCACCACCGGCCAGGTCCACGTCGCAGGCGAGGTCACCACGACCGCGTACGTCGACATCCCGGGCATCGTCCGCGACAAGATCCTCGAGATCGGTTACGACTCGTCGACCAAGGGCTTCGACGGTGCGTCGTGTGGCGTCAACGTCGCCATCGGCGCACAGTCGCCCGACATCGCCGGCGGCGTCTTCAACTCCCACGAGAGCCGCAGCGGGATCTCGGAAGACGAGATCGACAGCCAGGGTGCCGGCGACCAGGGCCTGATGTTCGGCTACGCCACCGACGAAACCCCGGAACTCATGCCGGTGCCGATCGCGCTGGCGCATCGCCTGTCACGCCGCCTCACCGAGGTCCGTAAGAGCGGGGTGCTTCCGTACCTGCGTCCGGACGGCAAGACCCAGGCCACCATCGAGTACGACGGTGACAAGCCCGTCCGCCTCGACACCGTCGTCGTGTCGACCCAGCACGCCGCCGACATCGACCTCGAGAACATGCTCACCCCTGACATCCGCACGAAGGTGCTGGACTCGGTGCTCGCCGACCTCGCGTTGCCTGGCTTCGACACCTCGGAGGTCCGGTTGCTCGTCAACCCGACCGGCAAGTTCGTCCTCGGCGGTCCGATGGGTGACGCCGGTCTGACCGGTCGGAAGATCATCGTCGACACCTACGGCGGCATGGCCCGTCACGGTGGCGGCGCGTTCTCCGGCAAGGACCCGTCGAAGGTCGACCGCAGCGCGGCGTACGCCATGCGCTGGGTGGCCAAGAACGCTGTCGCCGCCGGTCTGGCCGGCCGCATCGAGGTCCAGGTCGCGTATGCGATCGGCAAGGCCGCGCCGGTCGGTCTGTTCGTCGAGACCTTCGGCACCGAGAAAGTGGATCCCGCAGTCATCGAGAAGGTCATCTCCGAGGAGTTCGACCTCCGTCCGTTGGCGATCATCCGTGACCTCGATCTGCTGCGGCCGATCTATGGACCCACCGCCGCATACGGGCACTTCGGTCGCACCGACCTCGACCTGCCGTGGGAGCGTACCGACCGCGCCGAGAAGTTGCGGGCCGCCGCGGGCCTCTGA
- the gmk gene encoding guanylate kinase has translation MTTEPQPESERTRGRPVVLVGPSAVGKSTVVAKVRERLPEMHFSVSATTRAPRPGEVDGRDYHFVSSSDFDHMIAADELLEWAEIHGGLQRSGTPRQPVLDAMDRGVPVLIEVDLVGARNVMRRLPEAISVFLAPPSWDELVSRLTGRGTETPEAVARRLATARVEMDAQDEFDHVLVNREVDRAASELVSLLVGSDEPSPWSAPTRQSTSDV, from the coding sequence GTGACTACGGAACCGCAGCCGGAATCCGAGCGCACGAGGGGCCGACCGGTGGTACTGGTCGGCCCCTCGGCCGTGGGTAAGTCGACCGTGGTCGCAAAGGTCCGTGAGCGTTTGCCGGAGATGCACTTCAGCGTCTCGGCGACGACGCGTGCACCGCGGCCGGGTGAGGTGGACGGCCGTGACTACCATTTCGTCAGCAGCAGTGATTTCGATCACATGATCGCGGCCGACGAATTGCTGGAGTGGGCGGAGATCCACGGTGGACTGCAGCGATCGGGCACGCCGCGCCAGCCCGTGCTCGACGCGATGGATCGCGGTGTTCCGGTGCTGATCGAGGTCGATCTGGTCGGCGCGCGAAACGTGATGCGCCGGTTGCCCGAGGCGATCAGCGTCTTCCTGGCACCGCCGAGCTGGGACGAACTCGTGTCGCGGCTCACCGGGCGGGGTACCGAGACGCCCGAGGCGGTCGCCCGGAGACTCGCGACCGCACGTGTCGAGATGGACGCCCAGGACGAGTTCGACCACGTGCTGGTCAATCGCGAAGTCGACCGGGCGGCCTCCGAGTTGGTATCCTTGCTGGTCGGGTCCGATGAGCCTTCTCCATGGTCGGCACCAACCCGACAATCGACCTCAGACGTTTGA
- a CDS encoding DUF6973 domain-containing protein: MSDGTRYTVDAVRAWNFSGARSVIDHIDAKGSAVKRTADATARDYDSSTDFWQSQGGDAARNLSMLHTSDLVRSTVVMETIAERASSKLDEIQGHIDVLNAKVGEIKASEYQLAYRPNGEVYSLRSNAEWADEWGWKTPFKLADKEGEELGFTLALRNALAQIQTIDQAGAETIRGTFESLAQGVKEGAVPMPGDPRLQEILTRYQTHKSSGQATLWPDGTLLATIRAVHPDFDPRLMTPEEVASLGLLLARQGASPIAQGEAVYRWYDAMSKADQVAKDRFPPNSLNDGHGDAFRHAYWNALLTKQFGAEWTAQYTTAHEGLGGNPANREAMDLYNNEIGRHVAQANPDASADELADLIAAEVRDGGTVVIGQDGAIDWSNHVETGDIGLPGTVGVPLPAH, encoded by the coding sequence ATGAGCGACGGCACGCGATACACGGTGGACGCCGTCCGGGCCTGGAACTTCTCCGGGGCACGCAGCGTCATCGATCACATCGACGCAAAGGGCTCGGCGGTGAAGCGCACCGCCGATGCGACGGCACGCGACTACGACTCCTCCACCGACTTCTGGCAGTCACAGGGTGGTGACGCAGCGCGGAATCTCTCCATGCTGCACACGAGCGATCTCGTCCGCTCCACGGTCGTGATGGAGACCATCGCGGAACGAGCCTCGTCGAAGCTGGACGAGATCCAGGGCCATATCGACGTCCTGAATGCGAAGGTCGGTGAGATCAAGGCCTCGGAGTATCAACTCGCCTACCGGCCGAACGGCGAGGTGTACTCGTTGAGATCGAATGCGGAGTGGGCCGACGAATGGGGATGGAAGACCCCGTTCAAGCTGGCCGACAAAGAAGGTGAGGAGCTGGGCTTCACTCTGGCGTTGCGCAACGCCCTGGCGCAGATCCAGACGATCGACCAGGCCGGCGCGGAGACGATCCGCGGGACCTTCGAGAGTCTGGCCCAGGGCGTCAAAGAAGGTGCCGTGCCGATGCCCGGCGATCCCCGGCTCCAGGAGATCCTGACCAGGTACCAGACCCACAAATCCAGCGGCCAGGCCACCCTGTGGCCCGACGGCACGCTGCTCGCGACGATCCGGGCGGTGCATCCCGACTTCGATCCCCGACTGATGACTCCCGAGGAGGTCGCCTCACTCGGACTGCTGCTGGCGCGTCAGGGGGCGAGTCCGATCGCCCAGGGCGAGGCCGTCTATCGCTGGTACGACGCCATGTCGAAAGCCGATCAGGTGGCGAAGGACCGATTCCCGCCGAACTCGCTCAACGACGGACACGGCGACGCTTTTCGGCACGCCTACTGGAATGCCCTGTTGACCAAGCAGTTCGGAGCGGAGTGGACGGCCCAGTACACCACTGCACACGAGGGACTCGGCGGGAACCCGGCGAACCGGGAGGCCATGGACCTCTACAACAACGAGATCGGACGCCATGTCGCACAAGCGAATCCGGATGCCAGCGCCGACGAACTCGCCGACCTCATCGCGGCGGAGGTCCGCGACGGCGGGACCGTTGTCATCGGCCAGGACGGTGCGATCGACTGGAGCAACCATGTCGAGACGGGTGACATCGGACTGCCCGGCACCGTCGGCGTTCCACTACCGGCCCACTGA
- the mihF gene encoding integration host factor, actinobacterial type, which yields MALPQLTDEQRAAALEKAAAARRARAELKERLKRGGTDLKQVLKDAENDEILGKMKVSALLEALPKVGKVKAQEIMTELEIAPTRRLRGLGDRQRKALLEKFSS from the coding sequence GTGGCCCTTCCCCAGTTGACAGACGAGCAGCGCGCTGCCGCGTTGGAGAAGGCAGCTGCCGCTCGGCGGGCCCGCGCCGAGCTCAAGGAGCGCCTGAAGCGCGGCGGTACGGACCTCAAGCAGGTCCTCAAGGACGCCGAGAACGACGAGATCCTGGGCAAGATGAAGGTCTCAGCCCTGCTCGAGGCACTGCCCAAGGTCGGCAAGGTCAAGGCGCAGGAGATCATGACCGAACTGGAGATCGCTCCGACCCGCCGCCTGCGTGGCCTCGGCGATCGCCAGCGCAAGGCCCTGCTCGAGAAGTTCAGCTCCTGA
- the rpoZ gene encoding DNA-directed RNA polymerase subunit omega, whose protein sequence is MSTQTNFDVTEIADAPAYETPLGITNPPIDELLERASSKYALVIYAAKRARQINDYYNQLGDGILEYVGPLVEPGLQEKPLSIALREIHSDLLEHTEGE, encoded by the coding sequence GTGAGCACCCAGACGAATTTCGATGTGACCGAGATCGCCGACGCACCGGCCTATGAGACCCCGCTGGGTATCACCAACCCGCCGATCGACGAGCTGCTCGAGCGCGCGTCGTCGAAGTACGCGTTGGTGATCTACGCGGCCAAGCGTGCCCGGCAGATCAACGACTACTACAACCAGCTCGGTGACGGCATCCTCGAGTACGTCGGCCCGCTGGTCGAGCCGGGCCTGCAGGAGAAGCCGCTGTCGATCGCACTCCGCGAGATCCACTCCGACCTTCTCGAGCACACCGAAGGCGAATAA
- the pyrF gene encoding orotidine-5'-phosphate decarboxylase produces MTAPPSSGFAPRYREVIGERGRLCVGIDPHAELLEEWGLPVSIDGLSRFADICVEALGPVAAVIKPQVAFFEVFGSGGFAVLEKVIRGAQAAGALVLADAKRGDIGSTMQAYATAWLGDASPLCSDAVTVSPYLGFGSLAPAVEAARATERGVFVLARTSNPEGARIQLADADGRAVGQTVVDAAAVENADGSATVGLVVGATRAHGLDLGALQGPILSPGLGAQGATPADLAEVFADADTAWLLPASSRGVLRSGPAIGELRSACERTRDEVESALR; encoded by the coding sequence ATGACCGCGCCGCCCTCGTCCGGGTTCGCACCGCGATACCGCGAGGTGATCGGGGAGCGGGGCCGTCTGTGCGTCGGCATCGACCCACACGCCGAACTGCTCGAGGAGTGGGGCCTACCGGTCTCGATCGACGGGTTGTCGAGGTTCGCGGACATCTGTGTCGAGGCGTTGGGACCGGTCGCCGCGGTCATCAAACCGCAGGTCGCCTTCTTCGAGGTCTTCGGCTCCGGCGGATTCGCCGTTCTGGAGAAGGTGATCCGCGGCGCTCAGGCGGCCGGTGCGCTGGTCCTCGCCGACGCCAAACGTGGTGACATCGGCTCGACGATGCAGGCGTACGCCACCGCATGGCTCGGGGACGCCTCACCGCTGTGCTCGGACGCCGTCACCGTCTCGCCCTACCTCGGGTTCGGTTCCCTCGCTCCCGCCGTGGAGGCGGCACGTGCGACCGAGCGCGGGGTCTTCGTGCTCGCCCGCACCTCGAACCCCGAGGGCGCACGGATTCAGCTCGCCGACGCGGACGGACGAGCGGTCGGACAGACCGTCGTCGACGCCGCGGCCGTGGAGAACGCCGACGGATCGGCGACCGTAGGACTGGTCGTCGGCGCCACGCGCGCGCACGGCCTCGACCTCGGTGCGCTGCAGGGGCCGATACTGTCGCCCGGGCTCGGCGCGCAGGGGGCCACCCCGGCGGATCTCGCCGAGGTGTTCGCCGACGCCGACACGGCCTGGTTGCTGCCCGCGAGCAGTCGGGGAGTGTTGCGCAGCGGACCGGCGATCGGAGAGCTCCGATCTGCTTGTGAGCGCACGCGTGACGAGGTGGAGTCGGCGCTGCGCTGA
- the carB gene encoding carbamoyl-phosphate synthase large subunit has protein sequence MPRRTDISHVLVIGSGPIVIGQACEFDYSGTQACRVLKAEGLRVSLVNSNPATIMTDPEFADATYIEPITAEYVEKVIEAERDAGHPIDAVLATLGGQTALNTAVALHDRGSLEKYGIELIGADFDAIQRGEDRQKFKDIVAKVGGESARSAVCHTMDEVYATVDDLGYPVVVRPSFTMGGLGSGMAYDRTDLERIAGGGLAASPTANVLIEESILGWKEYELELMRDNRDNVVVVCSIENLDPVGVHTGDSVTVAPAMTLTDREYQIMRDLSIAILREVGVDTGGCNIQFAQDPTDGRLVVIEMNPRVSRSSALASKATGFPIAKIAAKLAIGYSLDEIVNDITKETPACFEPTLDYVVVKAPRFAFEKFPGADDTLTTTMKSVGEAMSLGRSFAEALGKVMRSLENKAGGFWTEPNRPDPATIDLDELLESLTTPKDGRLYGLMLAFEAGASIEQLYEATAIDPWFLAEIGGIAALGAAIRDADTLDEALLREAKSTGFSDRQIAALRADLVDEAAARELRLGFGVHPVYKTVDTCAAEFEAKTPYHYSTYELDPAATSEVAPQPDRPKVLILGSGPNRIGQGIEFDYSCVHAALTLSEAGYETVMVNCNPETVSTDYDTADRLYFEPLTFEDVLEVYRAEAESGTVAGVIVQLGGQTPLGLAHRLAAAGVPIVGTSPEAIDLAEDRGEFGKVLTAAGLPAPAFGTATSFVEARDTAARIGYPVLVRPSYVLGGRGMEIVYDEKSLEDYISRATELTPDHPVLVDRFLEDAVEIDVDALCDGDEVYIGGVMEHIEEAGIHSGDSACALPPVTLGRADLAMVRASTEALARGIGVRGLLNVQYALKDDILYVLEANPRASRTVPFVSKATAVSLAKACARVMLGESIAELRTQGLLEATGDGGESPAHAPISVKEAVLPFNRFRRHDGSGVDSLLSPEMKSTGEVMGIDADFGRAFAKSQTAAYGSLPMSGAIFVSVANKDKRALIFPVKHLADLGFEILATEGTADVLRRNGIECRTVRKHFEAAEGEPTIVDLIRAGEVSMVINTPYGNSGPRVDGYEIRSAAVSVNIPCITTVQGASAAVQGIEAAMNGQMEVQSLQRRHAVLVNRR, from the coding sequence ATGCCACGCCGCACAGACATCTCCCACGTCCTGGTCATCGGGTCGGGCCCGATCGTGATCGGCCAGGCGTGCGAGTTCGACTACTCCGGCACGCAGGCGTGCCGCGTCCTCAAGGCCGAGGGCCTGCGGGTCAGCCTGGTGAACTCCAATCCGGCGACGATCATGACCGACCCCGAGTTCGCCGACGCCACCTACATCGAGCCGATCACGGCGGAGTACGTGGAGAAGGTGATCGAGGCCGAGCGCGACGCCGGTCATCCCATCGACGCGGTACTGGCCACCCTCGGTGGCCAGACCGCGCTCAACACCGCGGTCGCGCTCCACGATCGTGGTTCGTTGGAGAAGTATGGGATCGAGCTGATCGGCGCCGACTTCGATGCCATCCAGCGCGGTGAGGATCGACAGAAGTTCAAGGACATCGTCGCGAAGGTCGGTGGTGAGAGCGCCCGATCTGCCGTGTGCCACACGATGGACGAGGTCTACGCCACGGTCGACGACCTCGGCTACCCGGTCGTGGTGCGGCCGTCGTTCACCATGGGCGGACTGGGCTCGGGGATGGCGTACGACCGCACCGACCTCGAGCGGATCGCCGGCGGTGGTTTGGCCGCATCGCCGACCGCCAACGTGCTGATCGAGGAATCGATCCTGGGCTGGAAGGAATACGAGCTCGAATTGATGCGCGACAACCGCGACAACGTCGTGGTGGTGTGCTCGATCGAGAATCTCGATCCGGTCGGTGTGCACACGGGTGACTCGGTCACCGTCGCGCCGGCGATGACCCTGACCGACCGTGAGTACCAGATCATGCGCGACCTCTCGATCGCGATCCTGCGTGAGGTCGGCGTCGACACCGGTGGCTGCAACATCCAGTTCGCCCAGGACCCCACCGACGGCCGTCTCGTCGTCATCGAGATGAATCCCCGCGTGTCCCGCTCGTCGGCCCTGGCGTCGAAGGCGACGGGCTTCCCGATCGCCAAGATCGCCGCGAAGCTCGCGATCGGATACAGCCTGGACGAGATCGTCAACGACATCACCAAGGAGACGCCGGCGTGCTTCGAGCCGACGCTCGACTACGTCGTCGTCAAGGCGCCGCGGTTCGCTTTCGAGAAGTTCCCCGGCGCCGACGACACGCTGACCACCACGATGAAGTCGGTGGGTGAGGCGATGTCGTTGGGCCGCAGCTTCGCCGAGGCCCTGGGCAAGGTCATGCGCTCGCTGGAGAACAAGGCGGGCGGATTCTGGACCGAGCCGAACCGACCCGATCCCGCGACCATCGATCTCGACGAGCTGCTGGAGTCGTTGACGACGCCGAAGGACGGTCGTCTGTACGGGCTGATGCTGGCCTTCGAGGCCGGGGCGTCGATCGAGCAACTCTACGAGGCGACCGCCATCGACCCGTGGTTCCTCGCCGAGATCGGCGGCATCGCCGCACTCGGCGCGGCGATCCGCGACGCGGACACGCTGGACGAGGCCCTGCTGCGCGAGGCGAAGAGCACCGGATTCTCCGACCGTCAGATCGCCGCGCTGCGTGCCGATCTCGTCGACGAGGCGGCGGCACGCGAACTCCGCCTGGGGTTCGGCGTGCATCCCGTCTACAAGACCGTCGACACCTGCGCGGCCGAGTTCGAGGCCAAGACGCCGTATCACTACTCGACCTATGAGCTCGATCCGGCGGCCACCAGTGAGGTTGCGCCACAGCCGGATCGACCGAAGGTGCTCATCCTGGGGTCGGGGCCCAACCGCATCGGCCAGGGTATCGAGTTCGACTATTCGTGTGTGCATGCGGCGCTGACGCTGTCGGAGGCCGGATACGAGACCGTGATGGTCAACTGCAACCCGGAGACGGTCTCGACGGACTACGACACCGCCGACCGCCTGTACTTCGAGCCGCTGACCTTCGAGGACGTGCTCGAGGTCTATCGCGCGGAGGCCGAGTCCGGCACCGTCGCCGGGGTGATCGTGCAGCTCGGCGGGCAGACCCCGCTCGGTCTCGCGCACCGCCTCGCCGCCGCCGGGGTGCCCATCGTCGGGACGAGTCCGGAGGCCATCGATCTCGCCGAGGACCGTGGAGAGTTCGGCAAGGTGCTCACCGCCGCGGGTCTGCCCGCTCCCGCGTTCGGCACCGCGACGAGCTTCGTGGAGGCCCGCGACACCGCGGCTCGCATCGGCTACCCCGTGCTGGTCCGTCCGTCCTACGTGCTCGGTGGCCGCGGCATGGAGATCGTCTACGACGAGAAGTCCTTGGAGGACTACATCTCTCGTGCCACCGAACTCACCCCGGACCATCCCGTACTGGTCGACCGGTTCCTCGAGGACGCCGTGGAGATCGACGTCGACGCGTTGTGCGACGGCGACGAGGTCTACATCGGCGGGGTCATGGAGCACATCGAGGAGGCCGGCATCCATTCCGGTGACTCGGCCTGTGCGTTGCCGCCGGTGACGCTCGGCCGGGCCGACCTCGCGATGGTCCGGGCGTCCACCGAGGCGCTGGCACGAGGCATCGGCGTGCGCGGTCTGCTGAACGTCCAATACGCGCTCAAGGACGACATCCTCTACGTGCTGGAGGCCAATCCGCGCGCCAGCCGCACCGTGCCCTTCGTGTCCAAGGCCACCGCCGTGTCGCTGGCCAAGGCATGTGCCCGCGTCATGCTCGGCGAGTCGATCGCCGAGCTGCGCACGCAGGGTCTGCTGGAGGCCACCGGGGACGGCGGCGAATCACCTGCGCACGCGCCGATCTCGGTGAAGGAGGCGGTGTTGCCCTTCAACCGGTTCCGCCGCCATGACGGAAGCGGTGTGGATTCGCTGTTGAGCCCGGAGATGAAGTCGACGGGCGAGGTGATGGGCATCGACGCCGACTTCGGTCGCGCCTTCGCGAAGTCGCAGACGGCCGCGTACGGGTCACTCCCCATGTCGGGCGCGATCTTCGTGTCGGTGGCCAACAAGGACAAGCGGGCGCTGATCTTCCCGGTCAAGCATCTCGCCGACCTCGGATTCGAGATCCTGGCGACCGAGGGCACTGCAGATGTGTTGCGGCGCAACGGCATCGAGTGCCGGACCGTGCGCAAGCACTTCGAGGCGGCCGAAGGCGAGCCCACGATCGTCGACCTCATCCGCGCGGGTGAGGTCTCGATGGTGATCAACACGCCGTACGGCAATTCCGGCCCGCGCGTGGACGGATACGAGATCCGTAGCGCCGCGGTGTCGGTGAACATCCCGTGCATCACCACGGTGCAGGGCGCGAGCGCGGCCGTGCAGGGCATCGAGGCGGCGATGAACGGCCAGATGGAGGTCCAGTCGCTGCAACGGCGTCACGCGGTGCTGGTGAACAGGCGATGA
- the coaBC gene encoding bifunctional phosphopantothenoylcysteine decarboxylase/phosphopantothenate--cysteine ligase CoaBC — MTTSRTSTPGTPRRRVLVGVGGGIAAYKVCSVIRHFTEAGHEVRVVPTQAALKFIGAATFEALSGNPVSTDVFDDVDQVAHVRLGQGADLVIVAPATADLMARAASGRADDLLTASLLTVRCPVLFVPAMHTEMWEHPATQSNVATLRAHGSTVMTPASGRLTGTDSGPGRLPDPQEIAMIGELLLERPEALPYDLAGVRVVISAGGTREPLDPVRYLGNRSSGKQGFALARAAAQRGATVTVVAGSTADPGDPAGVEIVRVANAQHLSDEMTKRAAEADVVIMAAAVADFRPVAVAESKIKKGEAGPAPIELTTNPDILRGLVESRAAGRIPGHTVIVGFAAETGDETGGVLDHGRAKLRRKGCDLLVVNAVGDGKAFGTEDNTGWLLSASGTETALPLGSKTLMSSRILDEVRVLVPDEHGTD, encoded by the coding sequence ATGACGACATCGCGCACCAGCACGCCGGGGACACCGCGCCGCCGGGTCCTCGTCGGTGTGGGCGGCGGCATCGCCGCGTACAAGGTGTGTTCGGTGATCCGACATTTCACCGAGGCCGGACATGAGGTCCGGGTGGTGCCCACCCAGGCCGCGCTGAAGTTCATCGGAGCCGCGACCTTCGAGGCGCTGTCGGGAAATCCGGTCAGCACCGATGTGTTCGACGACGTCGACCAGGTCGCCCACGTCCGTCTCGGTCAGGGTGCCGACCTGGTGATCGTGGCGCCGGCCACCGCCGACCTGATGGCACGCGCCGCGTCGGGCAGGGCCGATGACCTCCTGACCGCCTCTCTGCTGACCGTTCGATGTCCGGTGCTGTTCGTGCCGGCGATGCACACCGAGATGTGGGAACACCCGGCCACGCAGAGCAACGTCGCGACGCTCCGGGCACACGGCTCCACCGTGATGACCCCGGCCTCGGGCCGGCTCACCGGCACCGACAGCGGGCCCGGCCGACTGCCCGATCCGCAGGAGATCGCGATGATCGGTGAGCTCCTTCTCGAACGCCCGGAGGCGCTGCCCTATGACCTCGCCGGTGTCCGGGTCGTCATCAGCGCGGGTGGCACCCGCGAACCCCTCGATCCCGTCCGCTATCTCGGCAACCGCAGTTCGGGCAAGCAAGGCTTCGCGCTCGCCCGCGCCGCCGCGCAACGGGGGGCCACGGTGACCGTGGTCGCCGGTTCGACCGCCGATCCCGGCGATCCCGCGGGAGTCGAGATCGTCCGTGTCGCCAACGCCCAACACCTGTCCGACGAGATGACCAAGCGCGCAGCCGAGGCCGACGTCGTCATCATGGCCGCGGCGGTCGCGGACTTCCGGCCTGTGGCGGTGGCCGAATCCAAGATCAAGAAGGGCGAGGCGGGGCCCGCCCCCATCGAGCTGACCACCAACCCCGACATCCTGCGGGGGCTCGTCGAGAGCAGGGCCGCCGGACGCATTCCGGGCCACACGGTGATCGTCGGTTTCGCCGCCGAGACCGGCGACGAGACGGGTGGGGTCCTCGACCACGGCCGCGCGAAGCTGCGTCGCAAGGGGTGCGATCTGCTGGTGGTCAACGCGGTGGGCGACGGCAAAGCGTTCGGCACCGAGGACAACACCGGGTGGCTGCTGTCCGCGAGTGGCACGGAGACGGCCCTGCCGCTCGGATCCAAAACGCTCATGTCGAGTCGAATCCTTGACGAAGTCCGCGTCTTGGTGCCAGATGAACACGGCACCGACTGA